TACTAAACAACCACCAGCTAGAAGCTGGTGGGTTTGAGCTAGCGGACTGAAAGTCCAGCATAACACCGGCAGGCTAACGCAGCCGGTTAATTCTCAATGTCGAAACCATCGTTAGGATTGCGTTCAAAATGATGAGCCAAATATTCTTGGATCATCTCTTTCGTGAGTTCTCCTGCTGTTACACAGAAATAACCGCGAGCCCAAAAATGGCGGCCCCAGTATCGTTTTTTAACCTGTGGGAATTCGTCAAATATTTTGAACGAACTTCTACCCTTAACTCGACGCATAATCTCAGAGGGAGCTATATGCGGTGGGGCTGAAACAAGAATATGAACATGATCCTTGCTCACCACACCACGTAAAATTTGAATCTCCATCTGCTCACATATTTGACGCACAAGATCGCGGACTCTAACGGCTAAATCGCCTTGTAGCATCTGATAGCGATACTTCGTGACCCA
This DNA window, taken from Desulfovibrio sp. JC022, encodes the following:
- the tnpA gene encoding IS200/IS605 family transposase, giving the protein MEYRRGSHTKYKIEYHFVWVTKYRYQMLQGDLAVRVRDLVRQICEQMEIQILRGVVSKDHVHILVSAPPHIAPSEIMRRVKGRSSFKIFDEFPQVKKRYWGRHFWARGYFCVTAGELTKEMIQEYLAHHFERNPNDGFDIEN